From the Lepidochelys kempii isolate rLepKem1 chromosome 2, rLepKem1.hap2, whole genome shotgun sequence genome, one window contains:
- the SEC61G gene encoding protein transport protein Sec61 subunit gamma, producing the protein MDQVMQFVEPSRQFVKDSIRLVKRCTKPDRKEFQKIAMATAIGFAIMGFIGFFVKLIHIPINNIIVGG; encoded by the exons ATGGATCAAGTAATGCAATTTGTTGAGCCCAGTCGTCAATTTGTAAAAGATTCCATCAGGCTTGTTAAAAGATGCACTAAGCCAGACAGAAAAG AATTCCAGAAGATTGCCATGGCAACAGCAATAGGTTTTGCGATAATGGGATTTATTGGTTTCTTTGTGAAATTGATCCATATCCCTATCAACAACATCATTGT TGGTGGCTGA